Proteins encoded by one window of Candidatus Odinarchaeum yellowstonii:
- a CDS encoding hydroxymethylglutaryl-CoA reductase, degradative — protein MEKSSNISGFYKLNIAQRRQIVKEFAGLTDKDLELLGDVNDPITSIADKMIENVIGTTRIPLGIAVNFLINGRDYLIPMAIEEPSVVAAASNAAKIARIRGGFTAASTDPIMIGQIQVLDVKDPYAKKIEILKHKTELLQIANEQDPVLNRFGGGAKDIVVRVIDSMRGPMLVIHLLVDTRDAMGANAVNTMCEALTDKVAQITEGRVGLRIISNLAVYRLCRAKATFDKEALGGEEVVDKILDAYAFAEADIFRCATHNKGIMNGITALMLATCNDTRAVEAGAHAYAALNGGYKPLTRWEKDKEGNLVGSIELPMAVGLVGGATKAHPIAQLAIKILNVKTANELGEVAASLGLAQNFAAIRALATEGIQKGHMRLHARNIAITAGASEDIVDKVVEELVKIGKIRVDVAERIIKELQQSK, from the coding sequence TTGGAGAAATCTTCGAATATAAGCGGGTTTTATAAGTTAAACATCGCTCAGAGAAGGCAGATCGTTAAAGAATTCGCAGGGTTAACGGATAAAGATTTAGAGCTTCTAGGAGATGTGAACGATCCGATAACTAGTATAGCTGATAAGATGATTGAAAACGTTATAGGCACTACTAGAATTCCTTTAGGGATTGCGGTTAACTTTCTAATAAACGGGAGAGATTATCTTATACCTATGGCTATAGAGGAGCCCTCCGTTGTAGCCGCAGCCTCTAACGCGGCTAAAATCGCCAGGATTCGAGGGGGTTTCACCGCCGCTAGCACAGACCCTATTATGATAGGTCAAATTCAAGTTTTGGATGTGAAAGACCCGTACGCGAAGAAAATTGAAATTTTAAAGCATAAAACAGAACTTCTTCAAATAGCTAACGAGCAGGATCCTGTTCTAAACAGATTCGGCGGTGGGGCTAAAGATATAGTTGTAAGAGTTATTGACTCTATGAGAGGCCCTATGCTAGTTATACACTTACTTGTAGATACAAGAGACGCTATGGGGGCTAACGCGGTTAACACTATGTGCGAGGCTCTCACTGATAAAGTAGCTCAGATAACTGAGGGTAGAGTAGGTTTAAGAATTATTTCAAATCTAGCGGTTTACCGTTTATGTAGAGCTAAAGCAACCTTTGATAAAGAAGCTTTAGGTGGGGAGGAAGTTGTTGATAAAATATTAGATGCATATGCCTTCGCGGAGGCGGATATATTCAGATGTGCTACTCATAATAAGGGTATTATGAACGGTATAACCGCTTTAATGCTTGCAACATGCAATGATACTAGAGCTGTAGAAGCTGGGGCGCACGCTTACGCTGCTTTAAACGGGGGATATAAACCTTTAACGAGATGGGAGAAAGATAAAGAAGGGAATTTAGTCGGCTCTATAGAGTTACCTATGGCTGTAGGATTAGTAGGAGGAGCTACTAAAGCTCACCCGATAGCTCAGCTTGCTATAAAAATTTTAAACGTGAAAACAGCGAACGAGCTAGGGGAGGTGGCGGCTTCACTGGGTTTAGCTCAAAACTTTGCGGCGATTAGAGCTTTAGCTACTGAAGGCATCCAGAAAGGTCACATGCGTTTACACGCTAGAAACATAGCTATCACAGCCGGCGCGAGTGAGGATATAGTGGATAAAGTTGTTGAAGAGCTTGTTAAAATCGGTAAGATTAGGGTGGATGTCGCTGAGAGGATTATTAAAGAGCTTCAACAATCTAAATAG
- a CDS encoding acetate--CoA ligase yields MNRKDPRLASLFNPRSVCIVGASAKPGKLGYNILENIVKYGYTGKVYPVNPNYQNILGLPVYSNVSEIEDVIDLAVIVIPADAVVKVAEECGANHVKTLVVISAGFKEIGKEGAEREKALKDICEKYKMNLLGPNCLGVIDTFTPLNASFAAQMPIKGNIAFISQSGALGTAILDWSFKNRIGFSKVISLGNKAGLDESDFIAALAADANTRVILLYIEDIKDGVKFIKTLEKTVKIKPVLVLKSGSSAAGQRAAASHTGSLAGSKIAYETAFKQFGALQVETISDLFNYAKVFSTQPLPKDNSVCILTNAGGPGIIATDACEKYGLKLAQLSSETLNALRERLPSNASIYNPVDILGDAQPERYYKALEALKDDENISSIIIILTPQATTKPTETVVELLKLTDKIGKPTTFSIMGGEMVAEAKKILSENNIPVFSFPEDAVETISALVRYKLIRERKTPRRKFKVSADKETVNEIIRRVLSENRRTLLSSEACKILSLYGVKTPKVLLASNSEDACEAASEIGYPVTLKIASPDIIHKSDVGGVALNIKNEEDVRKTFIGMYANAHKLFPNARIYGVEVYEYVEKGREIIIGVNKDLQFGHLLMFGLGGVYVNFLRDVSFRVLPVNIHDVEEMIQETKVYNLLKGVRGEQPADIEETVKTILAVSQLVEDFPLISELDVNPLFVYNKGEGCIAVDVKMSLYT; encoded by the coding sequence ATGAATAGAAAAGATCCTCGTCTGGCATCTTTATTCAACCCTAGATCTGTTTGCATAGTAGGCGCTTCCGCTAAGCCTGGTAAACTCGGCTACAATATTTTAGAGAATATAGTGAAATACGGTTACACAGGTAAAGTCTACCCTGTTAACCCTAACTATCAGAATATTCTCGGCTTACCAGTTTATTCTAACGTGAGTGAAATAGAGGATGTAATAGACTTAGCGGTTATAGTTATACCTGCGGATGCTGTTGTTAAAGTAGCGGAAGAATGCGGGGCTAACCATGTTAAAACTCTTGTAGTAATATCCGCGGGATTTAAAGAAATTGGAAAGGAGGGGGCTGAAAGAGAGAAGGCGCTTAAAGATATATGTGAGAAATATAAGATGAACTTGCTTGGGCCTAACTGCCTAGGTGTGATAGATACATTTACGCCTTTGAACGCGTCTTTCGCGGCGCAGATGCCTATTAAAGGTAATATTGCTTTTATCTCTCAGTCAGGGGCTCTTGGAACAGCTATACTCGACTGGTCTTTTAAGAATAGAATAGGATTCAGTAAAGTGATAAGTTTAGGAAATAAAGCTGGCCTAGACGAATCAGATTTCATAGCCGCATTAGCAGCGGATGCTAATACAAGAGTAATATTACTGTACATTGAGGATATTAAGGACGGCGTTAAATTCATTAAAACTCTTGAAAAAACCGTAAAAATAAAACCTGTACTAGTTTTAAAATCAGGTTCATCCGCCGCAGGGCAAAGAGCAGCTGCCTCTCATACAGGATCCCTTGCGGGGAGTAAAATAGCCTACGAGACTGCTTTTAAACAATTCGGGGCTTTGCAGGTTGAAACTATATCCGATTTATTTAACTACGCGAAAGTTTTTTCAACTCAACCCCTTCCGAAAGATAACTCTGTGTGTATTCTAACTAACGCCGGCGGCCCTGGTATTATAGCCACCGACGCATGTGAAAAATATGGTTTAAAACTAGCTCAGCTTAGCAGTGAGACTTTGAATGCTCTAAGAGAAAGGCTACCGTCAAACGCTTCTATTTATAACCCAGTAGATATATTAGGTGACGCTCAACCTGAACGCTACTATAAAGCTTTAGAAGCGCTTAAGGACGATGAGAATATAAGCTCTATAATAATTATTTTAACACCTCAAGCAACCACTAAACCCACGGAAACCGTTGTAGAATTGCTTAAACTCACTGATAAGATAGGTAAACCAACCACTTTTTCTATAATGGGCGGTGAAATGGTGGCTGAAGCTAAAAAAATTTTATCTGAGAACAATATTCCTGTTTTCAGTTTCCCCGAAGACGCGGTTGAAACCATATCCGCGTTAGTCCGTTATAAGCTTATTCGCGAAAGAAAAACGCCACGTAGAAAATTTAAAGTTTCAGCAGACAAGGAAACCGTGAATGAAATAATTAGACGAGTTTTAAGCGAAAACAGGAGGACGCTGCTATCAAGTGAAGCTTGTAAGATACTAAGTTTATACGGTGTTAAAACGCCTAAAGTACTTTTAGCTTCAAATAGTGAAGACGCTTGTGAGGCAGCCTCCGAGATCGGTTACCCTGTTACGTTAAAAATCGCCTCCCCGGATATAATTCATAAATCTGATGTAGGAGGAGTGGCTTTAAACATTAAAAATGAAGAGGATGTGAGAAAAACATTCATAGGCATGTATGCGAACGCGCATAAGCTTTTCCCAAATGCTAGAATATATGGTGTAGAAGTATACGAGTATGTTGAAAAGGGTAGAGAGATTATAATAGGAGTTAACAAAGATCTTCAATTCGGTCATCTTTTAATGTTTGGGCTTGGAGGGGTGTACGTTAATTTTCTAAGAGATGTGTCTTTCAGAGTTCTACCTGTTAACATCCATGACGTGGAGGAAATGATCCAAGAGACTAAAGTATATAATCTACTTAAAGGGGTTCGAGGCGAGCAACCCGCAGACATAGAGGAGACTGTGAAAACCATTCTAGCTGTCTCCCAACTAGTAGAGGATTTCCCGCTTATCTCCGAGTTAGATGTTAACCCTTTATTCGTTTATAATAAAGGTGAAGGATGCATCGCCGTAGATGTTAAAATGTCTTTATATACTTGA
- a CDS encoding NAD-dependent epimerase/dehydratase family protein: MKVLVTGATGFLGSHLVEVLADKGYKIAAMVRETSNTELIKDLVYELRYGDLGAPENLPKAVKDVDAIIHLAAYYTFHGSKKLYELINVEGTKHLAEAALKNKVQHFIYCSTTEAIGPVKNPPGDENTEPNPVYEYGKSKLKAEEVIKAYGLKGLNYTIIRPSGIYGPRNIFDVSYWTITSFAKNSIATKFIVGSGENLVQFVHVRDVVEGFALTLEKSDVSNRQTYIISEDKYYTYNQVYRILAELTGRKPPSTHIPKIIAKILIAPIEGVNKLFGKENFLYHTSTVDSVCSDRAYSIEKARRELGYRPKYDLKTGLKETIEWYIENGYI, from the coding sequence ATGAAAGTACTCGTAACAGGAGCCACAGGATTTTTAGGAAGTCACTTAGTGGAGGTTTTAGCTGATAAAGGATATAAGATAGCAGCGATGGTGAGAGAAACAAGTAACACTGAACTAATAAAAGACTTAGTATACGAATTAAGATACGGTGATCTAGGAGCCCCTGAAAACCTCCCCAAAGCGGTCAAAGATGTGGATGCAATAATACATCTGGCAGCTTATTATACTTTTCACGGTTCCAAAAAACTATATGAATTAATTAACGTGGAGGGGACTAAGCATTTAGCTGAAGCTGCTTTAAAAAATAAAGTTCAACATTTTATATATTGTAGTACAACTGAAGCAATAGGCCCTGTTAAAAACCCTCCCGGAGATGAAAACACGGAACCTAACCCTGTCTACGAATACGGTAAGTCGAAACTGAAAGCTGAGGAAGTCATTAAAGCTTATGGTTTGAAAGGCTTGAATTATACGATAATAAGACCCTCTGGAATTTACGGGCCGCGAAACATATTCGATGTGTCATACTGGACTATAACATCTTTCGCTAAAAATTCTATTGCGACAAAGTTTATTGTAGGCAGCGGTGAAAACCTAGTCCAGTTCGTTCATGTAAGAGACGTAGTGGAAGGATTCGCTTTAACCTTAGAGAAAAGCGATGTATCTAATAGACAAACATATATTATTAGCGAGGATAAATATTACACTTATAATCAAGTGTATAGAATCTTAGCTGAGTTAACCGGTCGAAAACCACCCAGCACACATATTCCTAAAATAATAGCTAAAATTTTAATAGCACCCATTGAAGGAGTGAATAAACTTTTCGGTAAAGAGAACTTTTTATATCACACTAGCACAGTTGACTCTGTTTGCTCTGATAGAGCTTATAGTATTGAAAAAGCTAGACGGGAGTTAGGTTATCGCCCCAAATACGATCTTAAAACTGGTTTAAAAGAGACAATTGAATGGTATATTGAAAACGGCTACATCTAA
- a CDS encoding AAA family ATPase — MKSLFVVSWEGFSGKTAFILGLSQVLTENGFKVSYFRPIGRPQPSIREGVIDPDVLLMKEALKLPYSLEELTPILIEPNYLSVYAKRDVKELKNMILTRYNTISQGADIIIVEGGVSPETMTALRLNNIDVAELLNSKVLVISGGVSDSSIEKILFYKNILDMRGIPIVGAVLNQIPPHMMEKTEREYMDLLKRNDIRVWGAVPRNYEISSPTVRELLELLEGEVLVNGDINRVIENIFIGAMQTESSLRYFRRSENNAIITGGDRADIISAAVETNASVIVLTGNMKPPEQVLVKAEEKNITVVMVPQDTYSTVKILENLTGKIKPSDTYRISLTKKMVYEHVHWRELYDSI; from the coding sequence ATGAAATCATTATTCGTAGTTTCATGGGAAGGGTTTTCAGGTAAAACCGCTTTCATACTAGGTTTATCCCAAGTATTAACGGAAAACGGTTTTAAAGTAAGCTATTTTCGCCCTATCGGGCGTCCTCAACCGTCTATAAGGGAAGGAGTTATAGACCCTGATGTTCTATTAATGAAGGAGGCTTTAAAGCTCCCCTACTCTTTAGAGGAGTTAACCCCTATTTTGATTGAACCTAACTATTTAAGTGTCTACGCTAAGCGAGATGTTAAAGAATTAAAAAACATGATTTTAACAAGATATAATACAATATCCCAGGGCGCTGATATTATAATAGTTGAAGGCGGTGTGTCACCTGAGACAATGACCGCTTTAAGATTAAATAACATAGATGTAGCTGAACTTTTAAACTCAAAGGTTCTAGTTATTTCAGGGGGTGTAAGCGACAGTTCGATAGAGAAAATATTATTCTATAAAAATATACTAGATATGAGGGGTATTCCGATAGTTGGAGCTGTTTTAAATCAGATTCCACCCCACATGATGGAGAAAACAGAACGCGAATACATGGATCTTCTTAAAAGAAACGATATTAGAGTCTGGGGGGCTGTGCCTAGAAACTATGAGATTTCTTCACCAACTGTTAGGGAGCTATTAGAGCTGCTGGAGGGCGAGGTGCTTGTAAACGGTGATATTAACCGTGTAATTGAAAACATTTTCATAGGTGCTATGCAAACCGAGTCTTCTCTAAGATATTTTAGAAGAAGCGAAAATAACGCGATTATCACAGGAGGTGATAGAGCTGATATCATCTCAGCTGCTGTTGAGACAAACGCCTCTGTTATAGTTTTAACCGGGAATATGAAGCCTCCAGAGCAGGTTCTAGTTAAAGCTGAGGAGAAAAACATAACAGTGGTGATGGTTCCCCAGGACACATATTCTACTGTTAAAATTCTTGAAAACCTCACAGGGAAGATTAAACCATCCGATACTTATAGAATAAGCTTAACAAAGAAAATGGTCTACGAGCATGTGCATTGGCGTGAATTATACGACTCTATTTAG
- a CDS encoding EamA family transporter, with translation MEAAGLNNFLFYDIISWVSLILNWHFLVGMSLAFLGSIIYVVALSKGKSSIINPLAGGASYITIVILSNLLLDESITVPKTIGIIIIIIGIYLLSHFSSTKPVNTLRAQRGEGG, from the coding sequence ATGGAGGCGGCGGGCCTCAACAATTTTCTATTCTACGATATTATAAGCTGGGTTTCCCTAATTTTAAACTGGCATTTTCTGGTCGGGATGAGCTTAGCCTTCTTAGGCAGCATAATATATGTAGTGGCTTTATCTAAAGGGAAGTCTTCAATTATCAACCCTCTTGCAGGCGGCGCATCGTATATTACAATAGTTATATTATCTAATCTTCTACTAGATGAAAGTATTACAGTCCCTAAAACAATCGGTATTATCATCATAATAATAGGGATATACTTGTTAAGTCATTTCTCCAGCACTAAACCCGTTAACACCTTAAGAGCTCAGAGAGGTGAAGGCGGTTAA
- a CDS encoding aminotransferase class I/II-fold pyridoxal phosphate-dependent enzyme, whose protein sequence is MWCEKNIPFSPASISDMVRIIENRDKVKVTRFDLAEPCFNPPENALSSTCKAVLEGYNRYSPTKGLLELREGLARFLEETRGVSYSIEEIIVTPGSKFSSYCVFASILKPDDEVILLTPFWSSFKAIPLLLGVKNIKEVLTDPLYKINQERFQNAITRKTRLVVINTPNNPTGGILDRSDLKFIVDLALEKDFYILSDEVDWAYTYDGYVHCSPAAVSDGFEKTIITDSFSKVFCMTGWRVGFSAGPRNIIDKMNIIQQHTVTAPVTFAQKACLDVLTGYKEYIKNVVSLALKKRNMIVEELKKIPRLDTPTPPGAFYIFPRDRCKVRSDNLSVELLNKAHVAVAPGTIFGEGSEYNFRICYALPDEDLKEGVERLKVFFESAST, encoded by the coding sequence ATGTGGTGTGAAAAAAATATTCCCTTCTCACCTGCTTCTATAAGTGACATGGTTAGAATTATTGAGAATAGGGATAAAGTTAAGGTTACCCGCTTCGACCTAGCGGAACCATGTTTTAACCCTCCTGAAAACGCTTTGAGCTCTACTTGTAAAGCTGTTCTAGAAGGTTATAACAGATACTCTCCTACTAAAGGTCTTCTAGAACTTAGAGAGGGATTAGCGAGGTTTCTTGAAGAGACTAGAGGAGTCTCCTATTCCATTGAGGAGATAATTGTGACGCCCGGCTCGAAGTTTTCATCTTACTGTGTTTTCGCTTCTATTCTAAAACCTGATGATGAAGTTATTCTTCTAACACCTTTCTGGAGTAGTTTTAAAGCGATTCCTCTTCTTCTAGGAGTTAAAAATATTAAGGAGGTTTTAACAGATCCTCTTTACAAGATTAATCAAGAACGTTTTCAAAACGCTATAACTAGGAAAACGAGATTGGTGGTTATAAACACGCCTAATAATCCTACAGGGGGTATTCTAGATAGATCAGATCTAAAATTTATCGTGGATCTAGCTTTAGAAAAAGATTTTTATATTCTCTCTGATGAGGTTGATTGGGCTTACACTTATGACGGTTACGTTCACTGCAGTCCGGCGGCTGTTAGCGATGGATTTGAGAAAACTATTATCACGGATAGTTTCTCTAAAGTTTTCTGTATGACTGGCTGGAGGGTAGGTTTCTCAGCTGGACCTAGAAATATAATAGATAAAATGAATATAATTCAGCAGCATACTGTAACGGCTCCTGTTACATTCGCTCAAAAGGCATGTCTAGACGTTTTAACAGGTTATAAGGAGTACATTAAGAACGTGGTAAGCTTGGCTTTGAAAAAAAGGAATATGATCGTAGAAGAGTTGAAAAAAATTCCAAGACTGGATACCCCAACCCCCCCCGGAGCGTTTTATATATTTCCACGTGATAGGTGTAAGGTTCGCTCCGATAATCTATCTGTTGAACTTTTAAATAAGGCGCATGTAGCGGTTGCGCCTGGAACAATATTCGGTGAAGGATCCGAATATAATTTCAGGATTTGCTACGCCCTCCCCGATGAGGATTTAAAGGAGGGTGTTGAACGTTTAAAGGTTTTCTTCGAATCCGCCTCTACTTAA
- a CDS encoding EamA family transporter, whose protein sequence is MLQIPLENLFISVILAVIASAIFGIATPLFKRATMAVGEIRVEEFKKDFKGNLRKLLNKYMAIAIALQLGAWLIFLMAISRYQVSIIVPILSTTYIFTAFYANRFFKEKLSWREILGILIIIIGVIILTYPF, encoded by the coding sequence ATGCTTCAAATACCTTTAGAAAACTTATTTATTAGCGTAATTCTCGCAGTAATTGCGTCAGCTATATTCGGTATAGCTACACCTCTTTTTAAAAGAGCTACAATGGCTGTCGGAGAGATAAGAGTCGAGGAGTTTAAAAAAGACTTTAAAGGAAACTTAAGAAAACTGCTTAACAAGTATATGGCAATAGCTATCGCCCTTCAACTAGGGGCTTGGCTAATATTTTTAATGGCTATCTCACGCTACCAGGTTAGTATCATAGTCCCAATCCTATCAACTACATATATTTTCACCGCATTTTACGCTAATCGGTTTTTTAAAGAGAAGCTAAGTTGGCGAGAGATACTAGGAATTTTGATTATAATTATCGGTGTTATTATCTTAACATACCCGTTTTAA
- a CDS encoding aldehyde dehydrogenase family protein, with the protein MELKPLTAKKINDYTRKKVGEIEVLELSEKSLDEILKEFKSIQSALSKTPIENRLKTFNEVGLIWRRKLDNGELENLKKTLSELTGYSESLVELEFNLVSYMLSEKNIRSNLEAAFSKGIQGLWKFTKIAENEYYKFMPAGPVFIVSSGNSMIPPLIPTTLSLVTGNLTILKPSISNYLGVVEVYKSLEELSKHDENAAIIFSALVISYFAHDSPVLKYLLTKTKLGVVNFWGADPARIMIAKLVAENQNHPRLVINGPLTGLAIIDAESANTAAKELALNIVLYDQQLCSSPTQAVFIGRLEEAISFAENVGRYLDAIGEKLKMKTKEGSLYLLQSARRALQLKGVKVLFSNNRENPWTIVVSKDKSSLEFLSESLPEFNIYNRRRFIEIIVVEKATDAFKIIESVTLNPAFKDVDKIQSIGLALSDSNKNKIIEELPATGIYRITSLADMYMRSPLEPYDGASIPSLFTYTVYRRDVKHPYEITDLF; encoded by the coding sequence ATGGAGTTAAAACCTTTAACAGCCAAAAAAATAAACGATTATACTAGAAAAAAGGTAGGGGAAATAGAGGTATTAGAGCTTAGCGAAAAAAGCTTAGACGAAATCCTTAAAGAGTTTAAATCAATCCAGTCAGCTTTATCGAAAACACCTATAGAGAATAGACTGAAAACATTCAACGAGGTAGGCTTAATTTGGAGGAGAAAACTAGATAACGGCGAACTAGAAAATTTGAAGAAAACACTTTCAGAGCTGACAGGTTACAGTGAAAGCTTAGTAGAGTTAGAATTCAATTTAGTTTCGTATATGCTAAGCGAAAAGAATATTAGAAGCAACTTGGAAGCAGCGTTCAGTAAAGGAATCCAAGGACTTTGGAAATTCACTAAAATAGCTGAAAACGAATACTATAAGTTTATGCCAGCTGGACCTGTATTCATAGTAAGCTCCGGTAACTCTATGATACCTCCTCTTATTCCAACCACCCTATCACTGGTAACCGGGAATTTAACCATATTAAAGCCGTCTATTTCAAACTATTTAGGCGTGGTTGAAGTTTATAAAAGCTTAGAGGAACTATCTAAACACGACGAAAACGCTGCTATTATTTTTTCAGCGCTCGTGATAAGTTATTTCGCACACGACAGCCCTGTCCTTAAATATCTTTTAACAAAAACCAAGCTTGGAGTCGTTAATTTCTGGGGAGCTGATCCTGCTAGAATAATGATAGCTAAACTTGTAGCGGAAAACCAGAATCACCCGCGCCTTGTAATCAACGGCCCTTTAACAGGCTTAGCTATAATAGACGCTGAATCAGCGAATACAGCAGCGAAAGAATTAGCATTAAACATAGTTTTATACGATCAGCAATTATGCAGCTCACCAACTCAAGCGGTTTTTATAGGTAGATTAGAGGAGGCGATTTCATTCGCTGAAAACGTAGGCCGCTACTTAGACGCTATCGGAGAGAAACTCAAAATGAAAACTAAAGAAGGCAGCCTTTATCTTCTCCAAAGCGCTAGAAGGGCATTACAGTTAAAGGGCGTTAAAGTATTATTTTCAAATAATCGGGAAAACCCATGGACTATCGTGGTATCGAAAGATAAAAGCAGCTTAGAATTTTTATCGGAGAGTCTGCCAGAGTTTAATATCTATAATAGGAGAAGATTCATAGAGATTATAGTCGTGGAAAAAGCAACGGACGCGTTTAAAATAATAGAATCAGTTACCTTAAACCCTGCTTTCAAGGACGTGGATAAAATTCAATCAATAGGGTTAGCGTTATCCGACTCTAATAAAAATAAAATAATAGAGGAGCTTCCAGCCACCGGAATATATAGAATAACCTCTCTAGCAGACATGTATATGCGAAGCCCTCTAGAACCCTATGACGGAGCGTCCATCCCTTCACTTTTCACATATACAGTATATAGAAGAGATGTAAAACACCCCTATGAGATAACTGACCTATTTTAA
- a CDS encoding alpha/beta hydrolase — protein sequence MRGVSYFKKIHLTFFLIGLVILTPSIIVLATANISNPALTMCAVADDGVQIAFDVIKKPSVSVDAPVVILLHGFSGNRKMMKMIGLALADRNFISVLVDLRGHGDSGGSIGSVNRFEADIQAVLTVLNNSRIGDINKLVFIGHSMGGSVAVNMSSILQPLATIGIAPAISPNDVNLTTPKNLLLIISEKDFIIDNQAVIAAFYKAINNTGEPNTIYFAGGSEKKLFVDDSSDHLSILYKAEVINEIVKWVTRTVSGVEEASNVNPDLIGASVLSTLISGLLIILPALHLLLKNLTGARSGETSVPLSHSKRKIYLLASLGFIAASLGGVALTLLFSPILFVISPLLFTNFVTSLFLGNSVSLGILCLILIRRRIGGLGFKKYFKEKIGGQLFYNVIVGFTSGLSLIILFYVSIGFNTTSTFSIYPIRLILLLLYFPLYFCVFLFYELFFRGFLREELGSNAVSNIILSIIQIIMIISSLLLQMLLVALTFQQNIFSFLLLGLPLIIILVSVSTSISVLFYEASKSWLSQIISNALLLCAVAVALSNIIYLF from the coding sequence TTGAGAGGTGTTTCATATTTTAAAAAAATTCATTTAACGTTTTTTTTAATTGGTTTAGTTATTTTAACGCCTTCAATAATAGTGCTGGCTACGGCTAATATCAGTAATCCTGCTTTAACTATGTGCGCTGTCGCCGATGACGGTGTTCAAATCGCATTCGACGTTATTAAAAAACCTTCTGTAAGCGTTGACGCGCCTGTTGTGATTTTACTTCACGGTTTTTCCGGTAACAGGAAAATGATGAAGATGATAGGGCTTGCTTTAGCTGATAGAAATTTTATCAGCGTGTTAGTTGATTTAAGGGGACATGGAGATAGTGGGGGGAGCATAGGGAGTGTAAACAGGTTTGAAGCTGATATTCAAGCAGTGTTAACGGTTCTTAACAATAGTCGGATAGGCGATATAAACAAGCTTGTTTTTATAGGTCACAGTATGGGTGGAAGTGTAGCTGTAAATATGAGTAGTATTCTACAGCCCCTCGCCACTATTGGAATAGCCCCCGCTATTTCACCAAACGATGTTAATCTTACAACTCCTAAAAATCTTCTTCTAATAATATCTGAAAAAGATTTTATAATTGACAACCAGGCTGTCATCGCCGCTTTCTATAAAGCTATTAATAACACAGGTGAGCCGAATACTATATACTTTGCTGGCGGTTCTGAAAAAAAGCTTTTCGTAGACGATTCTTCAGATCATTTAAGTATCCTATATAAAGCTGAGGTTATAAATGAAATCGTTAAATGGGTTACAAGAACTGTTTCAGGAGTGGAAGAAGCCTCTAACGTTAACCCTGATCTAATAGGGGCCTCTGTTTTATCAACTCTCATATCCGGTTTATTAATTATACTGCCTGCTCTCCACCTTCTATTAAAAAATTTAACCGGAGCCCGCTCTGGTGAAACTAGTGTTCCGTTGAGTCATAGTAAACGTAAAATTTATCTGCTCGCTTCCTTAGGGTTCATCGCAGCTAGTCTAGGAGGTGTGGCTTTGACTTTATTATTCTCCCCTATTCTTTTCGTTATAAGTCCTTTGCTTTTCACAAACTTTGTGACTTCTCTATTTTTAGGTAATTCTGTTAGTTTAGGAATTTTATGTTTAATTCTTATTAGAAGACGAATTGGCGGCTTGGGATTCAAAAAATACTTTAAAGAGAAGATCGGAGGTCAACTATTTTATAATGTGATAGTAGGCTTCACATCCGGGCTATCTCTTATTATATTATTTTATGTGAGCATCGGTTTTAACACAACTTCAACCTTTTCCATCTACCCTATTAGATTAATTCTCCTCCTTCTATATTTTCCCCTATATTTCTGTGTATTCTTATTCTATGAGTTGTTTTTCCGAGGCTTTCTCAGAGAGGAGTTAGGTTCAAACGCGGTGTCCAATATAATTTTATCTATTATTCAAATAATTATGATTATCTCTTCTCTTCTACTTCAGATGTTACTGGTTGCGTTGACGTTTCAGCAGAACATTTTTTCATTTCTCTTGCTCGGATTACCTTTAATAATAATTCTTGTATCTGTTTCTACGAGTATCAGCGTGTTATTCTATGAGGCTTCTAAAAGCTGGCTTAGCCAGATTATTTCTAATGCTCTTCTACTATGCGCGGTCGCAGTTGCTTTATCTAATATAATATATTTATTTTAG